The following are encoded in a window of Longibacter salinarum genomic DNA:
- a CDS encoding rhomboid family intramembrane serine protease yields MNRQTYYRPPTQFSVFPPVIKNLLIINGLFFLAAQVAAPQHGTLLAEVLNYMALYPPGSGEAGVSYFGARGEIPGFWPWQIVTYSFLHSPATFGHILFNMFGLWMFGVQIENRWGSQRFAIFYFACVIGAALLHMFMVSAPVPTVGASGGVFGVLIAFGVLFPNQPIYLYFLFPIKAKWLVTGLMLLELFYGFSGGQTGVANFAHLGGALVGYLLTQYWRGKLPGLEPKQSDQRWR; encoded by the coding sequence ATGAATCGACAGACGTACTACCGGCCCCCCACCCAGTTTTCGGTGTTTCCGCCGGTGATCAAGAATCTGCTGATCATCAATGGGCTGTTCTTCCTCGCGGCTCAGGTGGCAGCACCTCAGCATGGAACGCTCCTCGCCGAGGTGTTGAACTACATGGCGCTGTATCCTCCCGGAAGTGGGGAGGCGGGAGTGAGCTATTTCGGGGCACGGGGTGAGATCCCAGGTTTCTGGCCGTGGCAGATCGTCACCTACAGCTTTCTGCACAGCCCGGCTACGTTCGGCCACATCCTGTTCAATATGTTCGGACTCTGGATGTTTGGCGTGCAGATCGAAAACCGCTGGGGATCGCAGCGATTCGCCATTTTCTATTTTGCCTGCGTCATCGGTGCGGCGCTCCTTCACATGTTTATGGTGAGTGCGCCCGTGCCAACGGTAGGGGCCTCCGGTGGTGTGTTCGGTGTACTCATCGCTTTCGGCGTCCTCTTCCCGAACCAGCCAATCTATCTCTACTTCCTGTTTCCGATCAAGGCGAAATGGCTCGTCACCGGCCTGATGCTGCTCGAGCTCTTCTACGGCTTTTCCGGTGGACAGACCGGCGTGGCAAACTTCGCTCACCTCGGCGGTGCGCTGGTCGGCTACCTCCTCACGCAGTACTGGCGCGGGAAGCTTCCGGGCCTAGAGCCGAAGCAATCGGATCAGCGATGGCGATAG
- a CDS encoding heme lyase CcmF/NrfE family subunit, whose translation MLGTIGEFLILVSFVACAVSALAFFRAAQREGAAGAVLWKRVGRWGWGLSSLFVVGASGILWYLLLTHHYEYAYVYQQSSNDLPLHYLISTFWAGQEGSFLLWILMMCGVGGALIGYVHKEYETSVMTVVALCQLFLLSMVVGLQIGPVEIGASPFLTLAEKFTDAPIFQQNPDFVPADGQGLNDLLQNPWMTIHPPMLFVGFSSMVVPFAFAVAALWKKRFTQWVRPALPWTLGAVLMLGVGIAMGGYWAYVTLSFGGYWAWDPVENSSLVPWLVGVAAFHTMLVQKKSGASQKASIFLSILAYMFVIYSTFLTRSGILGDVSVHSFVDLGLYNQLLIWIVAIAVGAFGLFFYRYSELPSPKEEPRVLSREFMIFSGAILLCATSAVIILGTSSPILGRIFRDSPSAVPIEFYNEWTLPLALGFVFLAGLGQLFWWNKMTVESLNRVLLAPVALATVCTIAVLALTPFTTETVVVPATAAASTTPTEAGVFSGLQEFWATYGFALQMLMLVFVGFFSLFANGMVLWRIARGNPKMAGGALSHVGFAILILGVVASSGFSSPLPQIGHMSSADEDNQPRENFVVAEGQTRMINGYRVTYKGQSTNDRGRGIYHLAFTDPKGRSYDMNPVAYEGSGGQWFMHPDVKAFVEKDIFVAVTPREATGAADESNGGEIELAKGDSTLLGEKEYAVAFSHFEVLRAPEGMPMSSQQNPPEAASSRVPDNAQIAVGAVLHVTRLESGDTRTLMPIYMVMDNNQQQYVENRIDDWNLRIAFTQMNVGSGKATFAVDGVDVMPENWVVVQAYAKPMISLVWIGIIVLSIGFIISIVRRVGDIVAAH comes from the coding sequence ATGCTGGGTACGATTGGTGAGTTTCTCATCCTCGTCTCGTTCGTCGCCTGCGCCGTTTCGGCGTTAGCCTTTTTCCGCGCTGCTCAACGCGAGGGCGCTGCCGGTGCCGTGCTGTGGAAACGCGTCGGCCGCTGGGGCTGGGGCTTGTCAAGTCTGTTCGTCGTCGGCGCATCGGGCATCCTGTGGTATCTGCTGCTTACGCACCACTACGAGTACGCGTATGTCTATCAGCAGTCGTCGAATGATCTCCCGCTCCACTACCTCATATCGACGTTCTGGGCGGGACAGGAAGGTTCATTTCTGCTGTGGATCCTGATGATGTGCGGCGTGGGCGGCGCCCTGATCGGCTACGTTCACAAGGAGTATGAAACGTCGGTCATGACCGTCGTCGCCCTCTGTCAGCTGTTTCTGCTGTCGATGGTGGTCGGCCTTCAGATCGGTCCGGTCGAGATTGGTGCTTCGCCATTCCTGACCCTGGCGGAGAAGTTCACGGATGCACCGATCTTTCAGCAGAACCCGGACTTTGTCCCGGCAGACGGCCAGGGCCTAAACGACCTGTTGCAGAATCCCTGGATGACGATCCACCCGCCGATGCTTTTCGTCGGCTTCTCGTCCATGGTCGTCCCGTTCGCCTTTGCCGTCGCAGCGCTCTGGAAGAAGCGGTTCACGCAGTGGGTCCGCCCCGCCCTGCCGTGGACGCTCGGCGCCGTGCTCATGCTCGGCGTCGGCATCGCGATGGGCGGCTACTGGGCGTACGTCACGCTATCGTTCGGTGGCTACTGGGCATGGGACCCGGTCGAGAACTCCTCGCTCGTTCCATGGCTCGTTGGCGTCGCCGCGTTCCACACGATGCTCGTGCAGAAGAAGAGCGGCGCCAGCCAGAAGGCGTCGATCTTCCTCAGCATCCTCGCTTACATGTTCGTCATCTACAGCACGTTCCTGACGCGGAGCGGCATTCTCGGCGACGTGTCGGTCCACTCATTCGTCGACCTTGGCCTCTACAACCAGCTGCTGATCTGGATTGTCGCGATCGCCGTGGGCGCGTTCGGGCTCTTCTTCTATCGGTACAGCGAACTGCCATCGCCAAAGGAGGAGCCACGCGTATTGTCGCGCGAGTTTATGATTTTCTCCGGGGCCATCCTTCTGTGCGCTACCTCCGCCGTGATCATTCTCGGCACCAGCTCCCCCATTCTGGGTCGCATCTTCCGGGACAGCCCCTCCGCCGTACCGATCGAGTTTTACAACGAATGGACTCTTCCGCTTGCGCTCGGATTCGTCTTCTTGGCCGGCCTCGGGCAGTTGTTCTGGTGGAATAAGATGACCGTAGAGTCGCTCAACCGGGTGCTTCTCGCTCCCGTCGCACTCGCAACGGTCTGCACCATCGCGGTTCTGGCTCTGACACCGTTCACGACGGAAACGGTCGTCGTTCCGGCCACCGCTGCCGCGTCCACCACGCCGACGGAAGCGGGCGTCTTCAGCGGACTGCAGGAGTTCTGGGCCACGTACGGCTTTGCGCTGCAGATGCTGATGCTGGTCTTCGTCGGCTTCTTTTCCCTCTTCGCCAACGGCATGGTGCTGTGGCGCATTGCGCGCGGCAACCCGAAGATGGCGGGCGGCGCGCTCTCCCACGTCGGCTTCGCAATCCTGATCCTGGGTGTCGTGGCGTCGAGTGGGTTCAGCAGCCCCCTCCCTCAGATCGGGCACATGTCGTCGGCCGACGAGGACAACCAGCCACGTGAGAACTTCGTGGTTGCCGAGGGACAGACCCGCATGATCAACGGCTATCGGGTCACCTACAAGGGCCAGTCGACCAATGACCGCGGTCGCGGCATCTACCACCTCGCGTTCACCGACCCGAAAGGCCGATCCTACGACATGAACCCGGTGGCCTACGAGGGCTCGGGTGGACAGTGGTTCATGCACCCGGACGTAAAAGCTTTCGTTGAGAAGGACATTTTCGTCGCCGTCACGCCTCGCGAAGCCACCGGAGCAGCGGATGAATCGAACGGCGGCGAGATTGAGTTGGCTAAGGGCGACTCCACGCTTCTGGGCGAAAAGGAATATGCGGTCGCATTCTCCCACTTTGAGGTGCTTCGAGCGCCGGAAGGCATGCCGATGTCCAGTCAGCAGAACCCACCCGAGGCCGCCTCCTCGCGCGTTCCGGACAACGCGCAGATCGCCGTCGGGGCCGTACTCCACGTAACTCGCCTCGAGAGCGGCGACACCCGCACGCTGATGCCGATCTACATGGTGATGGACAACAATCAGCAACAGTACGTCGAGAACCGGATCGACGACTGGAACCTGCGGATCGCGTTCACGCAGATGAACGTCGGCAGCGGAAAGGCAACATTCGCCGTGGACGGCGTCGACGTGATGCCGGAAAACTGGGTGGTCGTTCAGGCCTACGCCAAACCGATGATCAGCCTGGTCTGGATTGGCATTATCGTCCTCTCGATCGGCTTCATCATTTCAATCGTGCGCCGCGTGGGAGACATCGTCGCCGCACACTGA
- the hemN gene encoding oxygen-independent coproporphyrinogen III oxidase: MRALSSSPATSDSNTVHVDLDLVRRYNQPGPRYTSYPTAPHFSEEVTDDAFAQALSEGNAETPLSLYVHLPFCRSLCYYCGCHMKVTHRPEVIERYLGYAKREMEIAAQYIDLDRRVVQVHWGGGTPSYLTPEQIGDLMTHTRSVFSFDPDAEISLEADPRGLTEEHLAAAADAGFNRISYGVQDVDPKVQEAINRVQPTELVENAVRWARMHGFRSINLDLVYGLPHQTSETFSDTVDTVMRLDPERIALFSYAHIPSLRKHQTLIPEADLPEPEEKLRIFKMATERLTGEGGYRFIGMDHFARPDDELAVALDTGNLHRNFQGYSTRAGADVVAFGMSGISQLDGAYTQNIKGLPDYYARIDEGRLATYRGYEVTRDDRVRRAVIMELMCNSLVLKADIESRFDIDFDATFTSAMEALEPMVDDGLVTVTEDAVRVEPEGRLFIRNAAMAFDAYLNASQKRPLYSKTV, translated from the coding sequence ATGCGCGCCCTTTCTTCTTCTCCGGCGACGTCCGACTCAAACACGGTTCACGTCGACCTCGACCTGGTCCGGCGCTACAACCAGCCCGGACCGCGGTACACCAGCTACCCGACCGCTCCACACTTCTCAGAGGAGGTAACGGACGACGCATTTGCACAAGCTCTGTCAGAGGGAAATGCAGAGACGCCGCTGTCGCTGTATGTTCATCTCCCATTTTGCCGCTCGCTCTGCTACTATTGCGGGTGCCATATGAAGGTGACCCACCGTCCGGAGGTGATCGAGCGGTACCTCGGGTACGCAAAACGCGAAATGGAGATTGCTGCGCAGTACATCGATCTCGATCGTCGGGTCGTACAGGTGCACTGGGGGGGAGGGACGCCGAGTTACCTGACTCCCGAGCAAATCGGCGACCTGATGACCCATACGCGATCGGTGTTTTCCTTCGACCCCGACGCCGAGATTAGTCTGGAGGCGGATCCGCGCGGACTCACGGAAGAGCACCTCGCTGCGGCGGCGGACGCTGGATTCAATCGCATCAGCTACGGCGTGCAGGACGTGGACCCGAAGGTGCAGGAGGCCATCAACCGCGTGCAGCCGACCGAACTCGTGGAGAACGCCGTCCGATGGGCGCGGATGCATGGCTTTCGAAGCATCAACCTTGACCTCGTCTACGGTCTGCCGCACCAGACGTCCGAGACGTTTTCTGATACGGTCGATACCGTCATGCGGCTCGACCCGGAACGCATCGCTCTGTTCAGCTACGCACATATTCCGTCGCTGCGAAAGCACCAGACCCTTATTCCCGAGGCGGATCTGCCGGAGCCGGAAGAGAAGCTTCGCATCTTCAAGATGGCAACCGAGCGACTAACCGGCGAAGGGGGCTATCGTTTTATTGGAATGGATCACTTCGCTCGTCCTGACGACGAACTCGCGGTGGCGCTCGATACCGGCAACCTGCACCGCAACTTTCAAGGCTACTCGACGCGGGCCGGTGCGGATGTAGTGGCCTTCGGCATGTCCGGCATCAGTCAGCTGGACGGAGCGTACACACAGAATATCAAGGGGTTGCCAGACTACTATGCTCGCATCGATGAGGGACGCCTGGCAACCTACCGCGGCTACGAGGTTACTCGTGATGACCGAGTCCGACGGGCGGTGATTATGGAGTTGATGTGCAATTCACTCGTGTTGAAGGCGGACATTGAGTCTCGATTCGACATCGACTTCGACGCGACGTTCACGTCTGCTATGGAAGCACTCGAGCCAATGGTGGACGATGGGCTCGTGACGGTCACCGAGGACGCTGTACGCGTCGAGCCCGAGGGGCGTCTCTTCATTCGAAACGCGGCGATGGCGTTCGATGCCTATCTGAATGCCTCTCAAAAGCGGCCTCTTTACTCTAAAACAGTATAG
- a CDS encoding serine/threonine-protein kinase, translating to MDDAVIGKEVDGYHIESILGRGGMGVVYKGEDVALSRPVALKRINPAQAHREQFLRRFRAEAKALARINSPYITSIYALRDTDIGLLIVMEYVDGGTLKDRIVEGPMTPAEAVPIVQQILRSFRDAHGAGVIHRDIKPQNIMLTSDGDVKITDFGIAKLRRRDSGETVTQGGQGGTLKYMSPEQIEKIDEVDNRSDLYALGMTMYEMLAGRLPFDELDTDFDIMRKVVEGDVPPAGDFVPNLPAPLATVIERATEQKADDRYPSADAMLEALDEAAERIDDTSPSAMWDVAESDAPEQTQSQDTDADTAADTADGDPTADTSPADDTSEADDGTILDDSLLDEIDGGATQPPAKASGGPAPTKQHAPSASDHRGRDGTTDKGVPVGVVAAIVVAMLAVAGGGYVFFQPSSTAMSTLTLQTKPGSAVIEIADDSVGVTPLANHQLPAGTHRLKIRKSGFQPIDTSVTVKEGQTLVLSGFELRPQPVQFAVSSAPSGARVLVGSSEIGTTPIQGATVEAGKARVLLEKGGYTSFDTTITFEPGSQVTLAGLQLDRADEASTRSTRAPAESAPSRQPAASGRISVTAPSQVTVWVDGEERTGGGTFRLASGTRTVRCLHPRYQTIERQVNVSQNDTVSISCVYQHVISVNSLASWGNIYIDGVNSKISTPGEKSLPPGTYRVEIRKEREDDFRIQGGTYRLTPAQGGENKARRTFETSYYDVEIEPAFQKYKHYITFSPES from the coding sequence ATGGACGACGCAGTCATTGGAAAGGAGGTAGACGGCTACCACATCGAGAGCATTCTCGGTCGTGGTGGGATGGGGGTCGTGTACAAAGGCGAAGATGTCGCTCTGTCTCGTCCGGTTGCACTCAAACGGATTAATCCGGCCCAGGCGCACCGAGAGCAGTTCCTGCGTCGCTTTCGCGCTGAAGCGAAAGCACTCGCGCGGATTAACAGCCCCTATATCACGAGCATTTACGCACTTCGTGATACCGATATCGGGCTGCTCATCGTCATGGAGTATGTCGACGGGGGTACGCTCAAAGATCGGATCGTGGAGGGCCCCATGACGCCGGCTGAGGCTGTACCCATCGTTCAGCAAATCCTGCGATCCTTCCGCGATGCGCACGGCGCGGGGGTGATCCATCGCGATATCAAGCCGCAGAACATCATGTTGACGTCCGATGGCGACGTCAAAATTACAGACTTCGGCATCGCGAAGCTCCGTCGCCGGGACTCCGGGGAAACCGTGACACAGGGGGGGCAGGGCGGGACGCTGAAGTACATGTCGCCGGAGCAAATCGAGAAGATCGATGAGGTTGACAACCGCAGCGACCTCTATGCTCTTGGCATGACGATGTACGAGATGCTCGCTGGACGCCTCCCGTTCGATGAGCTGGATACGGACTTCGACATTATGCGGAAGGTCGTTGAGGGAGACGTTCCGCCTGCGGGAGACTTCGTCCCAAACCTGCCGGCTCCGCTCGCAACGGTGATCGAACGCGCGACCGAGCAAAAGGCAGACGACCGCTATCCCTCAGCGGATGCCATGCTGGAGGCGCTGGACGAAGCGGCTGAGCGAATCGACGACACGAGTCCGTCGGCGATGTGGGATGTTGCCGAGAGTGATGCGCCCGAGCAAACGCAGTCGCAGGATACCGATGCAGACACGGCCGCGGATACGGCCGACGGCGACCCGACCGCCGATACGTCACCGGCGGATGACACGTCGGAGGCGGACGATGGAACGATCCTCGACGACTCGCTGCTGGACGAGATCGACGGGGGCGCGACCCAACCACCGGCGAAAGCGTCCGGCGGCCCCGCCCCAACGAAGCAGCACGCCCCCAGTGCCTCTGATCATCGCGGTCGAGACGGGACAACAGACAAAGGTGTCCCGGTCGGCGTTGTGGCCGCCATTGTGGTCGCGATGCTTGCCGTCGCTGGAGGCGGGTACGTTTTCTTCCAGCCGAGCAGCACCGCGATGTCCACGTTGACCCTGCAAACGAAACCGGGTTCTGCGGTTATCGAGATCGCCGATGATAGTGTCGGAGTCACGCCACTGGCGAACCATCAACTGCCGGCGGGGACGCACAGACTCAAGATCCGGAAGTCTGGATTCCAGCCCATCGACACGTCGGTCACGGTCAAAGAAGGACAGACTCTCGTGCTGAGCGGGTTCGAACTACGCCCGCAACCGGTACAATTCGCTGTGTCTTCTGCTCCATCGGGTGCACGCGTTCTCGTCGGAAGCAGCGAAATTGGCACCACGCCCATTCAAGGCGCGACCGTGGAGGCCGGGAAGGCACGGGTGCTATTGGAGAAGGGCGGGTACACCTCGTTCGATACGACCATAACCTTCGAGCCCGGGAGCCAGGTCACGCTGGCGGGACTACAGCTCGATCGGGCCGATGAGGCGTCTACTCGGTCGACACGTGCTCCTGCGGAATCTGCGCCTTCCCGGCAGCCGGCGGCGTCCGGACGTATATCCGTGACCGCCCCGTCTCAAGTTACAGTCTGGGTCGATGGCGAAGAGCGGACAGGAGGCGGTACCTTCCGCCTCGCATCAGGCACTCGAACGGTGCGGTGCCTTCATCCCAGGTATCAGACCATCGAAAGGCAGGTAAATGTGTCTCAAAATGACACGGTATCGATATCCTGCGTGTATCAGCACGTAATTTCTGTCAACTCTCTCGCGAGTTGGGGCAATATTTATATCGACGGCGTCAACTCCAAAATAAGCACGCCGGGGGAGAAGTCGTTGCCGCCAGGAACGTATCGCGTCGAGATTCGAAAGGAGCGAGAGGATGATTTTCGCATCCAAGGCGGTACGTACCGCCTCACTCCGGCTCAAGGCGGGGAAAACAAGGCGCGGCGAACGTTCGAAACGAGCTATTACGACGTGGAGATTGAGCCCGCATTTCAGAAATACAAGCATTACATCACATTCTCCCCGGAATCGTAA
- a CDS encoding CsgG/HfaB family protein has protein sequence MTVLLLMGVTAVHAQDSVLKQAKEEYQFAEYDKASELFAQVADNESASKADRSQALRYLARVYVAKNKQSKARDAVRQLLKMKPGAEFDPDVEPPPIMQIYYDVRKEMDGYGVQNDAGLKTLAVMDFSNDSVDERERFEGLEKGLPSMMINYLNGGTDLKVIERERIQWLLNELELQRDDQKVDQSTAVRTGKLLGAHSVVFGSYTVFEGQMMILARVVKVETGEVLLGEQVTGKPDEFFELIEELSTKITRSVNVEMEEAKMGTSETKSLDAMMAYSDGLSLLEDGKYRAAREKFLQAVEYDESFSRARIKAESIKPMVASTAGVEGSETSTTQMNR, from the coding sequence GTGACGGTTCTCCTCCTGATGGGAGTGACGGCCGTCCACGCCCAGGATTCGGTTCTCAAGCAGGCGAAGGAGGAGTATCAGTTCGCGGAGTATGATAAGGCGAGCGAACTTTTTGCGCAGGTAGCGGACAATGAATCTGCCTCCAAAGCGGATCGATCGCAGGCGCTACGGTACTTGGCTCGCGTGTACGTTGCGAAGAATAAACAGTCGAAGGCGCGTGATGCTGTCCGGCAGCTTCTCAAGATGAAGCCGGGGGCCGAGTTCGATCCCGATGTGGAGCCGCCACCCATCATGCAGATCTACTATGATGTGCGCAAAGAGATGGATGGATATGGCGTGCAAAATGACGCCGGGCTCAAGACGCTGGCCGTCATGGACTTCTCGAACGACTCCGTCGATGAGCGCGAGCGCTTCGAAGGGCTTGAGAAGGGCCTGCCGTCCATGATGATCAATTACCTGAATGGCGGGACGGATCTGAAGGTCATTGAGCGAGAGCGGATTCAGTGGCTTCTAAACGAACTCGAGCTTCAGCGCGACGACCAGAAGGTGGACCAGTCCACCGCGGTCCGGACCGGCAAGCTCCTTGGAGCTCATTCGGTCGTCTTCGGCAGCTATACGGTGTTTGAGGGGCAGATGATGATTCTTGCTCGCGTCGTGAAGGTCGAGACAGGAGAAGTACTTCTCGGCGAGCAGGTCACGGGCAAACCGGACGAGTTCTTTGAGTTGATCGAAGAGTTGAGCACCAAGATCACGCGGTCCGTGAATGTCGAGATGGAGGAGGCCAAGATGGGAACGAGTGAAACCAAGTCGCTCGACGCCATGATGGCGTACTCAGATGGGCTCAGCCTGCTCGAGGATGGAAAGTACCGGGCCGCACGCGAGAAATTCCTGCAGGCGGTCGAGTACGACGAAAGCTTCAGTCGTGCACGCATCAAGGCGGAAAGCATCAAGCCGATGGTCGCTTCGACGGCCGGTGTGGAAGGTTCTGAAACGTCGACGACGCAGATGAATCGCTGA
- a CDS encoding SRPBCC family protein produces the protein MLTVRDDIWIAASPEAVFDYVDVPERQPVFTPSLRRSELIERLPNDGARARYTFSLLGLSLSGEVRATDYEPPERIVFAMTGNLRGSIRWYLDAEDGGTRFTYAATYAVPGPVLLQPLLMPIIRGYNRSEIRTLLHNLKTQVEQHEETTQDPDTVS, from the coding sequence ATGCTTACCGTTCGCGACGACATCTGGATTGCTGCGTCCCCGGAAGCCGTATTTGACTACGTCGACGTGCCCGAACGTCAGCCCGTGTTCACACCAAGCCTTCGACGGTCCGAACTGATCGAACGGCTTCCCAATGACGGCGCACGTGCTCGATACACGTTTTCCCTGCTCGGGCTCTCGCTGTCTGGAGAGGTGCGTGCAACGGACTATGAGCCACCGGAACGAATCGTGTTCGCAATGACCGGCAACCTGCGCGGCTCCATTCGCTGGTACCTCGACGCAGAGGACGGAGGCACGCGGTTTACGTACGCCGCGACCTACGCCGTGCCCGGCCCGGTTCTTCTGCAGCCACTTCTGATGCCAATCATTCGCGGATACAACCGGAGCGAGATTCGTACGCTCCTGCACAATCTGAAGACCCAGGTCGAGCAGCACGAGGAGACAACTCAAGATCCCGACACTGTGTCTTAA
- a CDS encoding FHA domain-containing protein: MPIKLQVVKEGAEGNDPADYLFEQEEITIGRGSGNDLTIPDQKVSKQHARIVQDGGDYYLHDRESKNHTFVAGARVGEDRPYVLKSGDVINVGDFRIEFVPLFMPSSEQTAFASASENENPFEKHAAQLASAMKGLAETYTYAPADQRDEELDRALGGALSGAKTDEQVVQTMFAQMGMEVGGDGAASAQAESPASDGRGQAPEHVNEVVDMLLESVARMISIPTHFWREFSGSTVVQPPEKSFLHRADIDSLRQHVLDPDIGDAEREKRLEHLREAVNTLVAHNVAMLAGYKKAAMKGSKDLLRKVNPSDAYDEARSTGGGGFSNLFSAGSEGGKPIKKLYEEWRELYSMEWGALEKKLFRPTYIDAYLDRMAKAWDVDKSEIVEDR, encoded by the coding sequence ATGCCGATCAAACTTCAGGTGGTGAAGGAAGGAGCCGAGGGTAATGACCCGGCCGATTATCTGTTTGAACAGGAGGAAATTACCATTGGGCGAGGAAGTGGAAATGATCTCACCATCCCTGATCAAAAGGTCAGTAAGCAGCATGCCAGGATCGTTCAGGATGGCGGAGACTATTATCTGCACGACCGGGAGAGCAAGAACCACACGTTCGTTGCCGGAGCCCGGGTCGGTGAAGATCGGCCGTATGTTCTGAAGAGTGGCGATGTGATCAATGTCGGGGATTTTCGGATCGAGTTCGTTCCTCTGTTTATGCCGTCCTCGGAGCAGACGGCGTTTGCGAGTGCGTCCGAAAATGAGAACCCGTTCGAGAAGCACGCTGCACAGCTCGCGAGTGCTATGAAGGGGTTGGCCGAAACGTACACGTATGCGCCTGCCGACCAGCGAGACGAGGAACTCGACCGTGCGTTGGGCGGCGCGTTGTCTGGAGCGAAGACGGATGAGCAGGTGGTGCAGACGATGTTTGCTCAGATGGGAATGGAGGTCGGGGGCGACGGCGCGGCATCGGCCCAAGCGGAGTCGCCCGCATCGGACGGCCGTGGCCAGGCGCCCGAGCATGTGAACGAGGTCGTCGACATGCTGCTCGAGTCCGTCGCGCGGATGATCAGCATCCCGACGCATTTCTGGCGAGAGTTCAGTGGTAGCACGGTGGTTCAGCCCCCGGAGAAATCCTTTCTACACAGAGCCGATATCGACTCACTTCGCCAGCACGTGCTGGATCCGGACATCGGCGATGCAGAGCGAGAGAAGCGCCTTGAGCACCTTCGGGAGGCCGTCAACACACTCGTTGCGCATAACGTCGCCATGCTTGCGGGGTACAAAAAAGCGGCTATGAAGGGAAGTAAAGACCTTCTCCGCAAGGTGAACCCGAGCGACGCCTACGACGAGGCCCGCAGCACGGGCGGTGGAGGCTTCTCGAACCTGTTTTCTGCCGGAAGTGAGGGCGGCAAGCCGATCAAGAAGCTATACGAAGAATGGCGCGAACTCTACTCGATGGAGTGGGGAGCGCTGGAGAAAAAACTATTTCGCCCCACGTACATCGACGCGTACCTCGATCGCATGGCGAAGGCCTGGGACGTGGACAAGAGCGAAATCGTGGAGGATCGATAG
- a CDS encoding UDP-2,3-diacylglucosamine diphosphatase codes for MVLFVSDMHFGRTGAPDAEKAEEADLLRCLDAFDDELEHLYLVGDVFDAFIEYSRLVPKGFVRFQGRIASLTDRGIPVTYLLGNHDPWHADYFTEELGVDVVPDHCVATHYGHRVLCAHGDHLAGSAGGLTTRFRSLLRHPACVALYRTLLPANLGFGLAQWVSRQMHDRTPNPDLVQTLAERGHDLIKQDRADMVVMGHSHVPTLQQNEHGMYLNTGTWFADRTFVVLTEPAARLMQWNGRRAEIIESADFQNDMAEAGRST; via the coding sequence GTGGTTCTGTTCGTCTCGGACATGCACTTCGGACGCACCGGTGCACCGGATGCCGAAAAAGCAGAAGAGGCCGACCTGCTCCGTTGTCTCGACGCGTTCGACGACGAGCTGGAGCATCTCTACCTTGTCGGCGATGTGTTTGACGCATTCATCGAGTACTCGCGGCTGGTGCCAAAAGGGTTTGTCCGGTTTCAGGGACGCATCGCTTCCCTCACGGATCGAGGCATTCCGGTCACGTACCTGCTCGGGAATCACGACCCCTGGCATGCCGACTACTTCACGGAAGAGCTCGGCGTCGACGTCGTCCCGGACCACTGCGTCGCCACGCACTACGGGCACCGTGTCCTGTGCGCTCACGGCGACCATCTTGCGGGTTCGGCGGGCGGACTGACGACACGCTTCCGGTCTCTGCTGAGGCATCCCGCGTGCGTCGCTCTGTATCGCACCCTGTTACCGGCAAACCTCGGATTCGGACTCGCCCAGTGGGTTAGCCGCCAGATGCACGACCGCACGCCGAACCCGGATCTCGTCCAGACGCTGGCGGAACGCGGGCACGACCTGATTAAGCAAGACCGCGCTGACATGGTCGTGATGGGTCATAGTCACGTTCCCACGCTTCAGCAAAACGAGCACGGCATGTATTTGAATACAGGCACCTGGTTTGCGGACCGTACGTTTGTCGTGCTTACCGAACCTGCCGCGCGACTCATGCAGTGGAACGGGAGACGTGCTGAAATCATTGAATCAGCCGATTTCCAGAACGACATGGCCGAAGCCGGCCGATCTACCTGA